A genomic stretch from Saccharomyces paradoxus chromosome XVI, complete sequence includes:
- the CAR1 gene encoding arginase (Arginase, catabolizes arginine to ornithine and urea~similar to YPL111W): METGPHYNYYKNRELSIILAPFSGGQGKLGVEKGPKYMLKHGLQTSIEELGWSTELEPSMDEAQFVGKLKMEKDSTTGGSSVMTNGIKAKRADLVGEATKLVYNSVSKVVQADRFPLTLGGDHSIAIGTVSAVLDKYPDAGLLWIDAHADINTIESTPSGNLHGCPVSFLMGLNKDVPHCPESLKWVPGNLSPKKIAYIGLRDVDAGEKKILKELGIAAFSMYHVDKYGINAVIEMAMKAVHPDTNGEGPIMCSYDVDGVDPLYIPATGTPVRGGLTLREGLFLVERLAESGNLIALDIVECNPDLAIHDIHVSNTISAGCAIARCALGETLL, from the coding sequence atggaaactGGTCCTCATTACAACTACTACAAAAACCGCGAATTATCCATCATTCTGGCTCCATTCAGCGGTGGTCAGGGTAAGCTCGGTGTCGAGAAGGGTCCTAAATACATGCTCAAGCATGGTCTGCAAACAAGCATAGAGGAGTTAGGCTGGTCTACGGAGTTGGAGCCCTCCATGGACGAGGCGCAATTTGTAGGAAAGTTAAAAATGGAGAAGGACTCCACCACTGGGGGCTCCTCTGTTATGACGAACGGTATCAAGGCCAAGAGAGCTGATTTGGTTGGCGAAGCCACTAAGCTGGTCTACAACTCCGTGTCGAAAGTAGTCCAGGCGGACAGATTTCCCTTGACCTTGGGTGGTGATCATTCAATTGCCATAGGTACTGTGTCCGCGGTTTTGGACAAATACCCCGATGCTGGCCTTCTATGGATAGACGCTCACGCCGATATAAACACCATAGAAAGTACACCCTCTGGAAACTTGCACGGTTGTCCTGTGTCATTCCTAATGGGCCTAAACAAAGACGTTCCACATTGTCCCGAGTCCCTTAAATGGGTTCCAGGCAACTTAAGCCCAAAGAAAATCGCGTATATTGGGTTGAGAGATGTTGACGcaggagaaaaaaaaatcttgaaagaGTTAGGTATCGCTGCCTTTTCAATGTACCATGTCGACAAGTACGGCATCAACGCTGTCATTGAAATGGCCATGAAAGCCGTGCACCCAGATACAAACGGTGAAGGTCCCATTATGTGCTCATATGACGTCGATGGTGTAGACCCATTATACATTCCTGCTACAGGTACTCCAGTGAGAGGTGGGCTGACTTTAAGAGAGGGTCTTTTCTTAGTAGAAAGATTGGCAGAATCCGGCAATTTAATTGCTCTAGACATCGTTGAATGTAACCCTGACCTGGCTATTCATGATATTCATGTCTCGAACACCATCTCTGCAGGTTGCGCCATTGCCAGATGTGCATTGGGTGAAACCTTATTGTAG